Proteins encoded together in one Bradyrhizobium sp. CB82 window:
- a CDS encoding CopG family transcriptional regulator, with protein sequence MRTKHTFRLPPDLAIQLADYASRKRVAQALIVETALSTFLSPDSSERMEAALSRRLDRLTRQLERLERHVTISNEALALFVRFWLTATPPLPDTAQPAAQAKGRERYDSFVEALGRRLAKGQSLAKEVSSDVEPRREGPEKSDPV encoded by the coding sequence ATGCGGACCAAGCATACCTTTCGCCTGCCGCCGGATCTCGCGATTCAGCTCGCCGACTATGCCAGCCGCAAGCGGGTGGCTCAGGCGCTGATTGTGGAGACGGCGCTATCCACGTTCTTGTCGCCCGATAGTTCGGAGCGAATGGAGGCGGCGCTCAGCCGGCGATTGGACCGGCTGACCCGCCAGCTCGAGCGGCTTGAACGCCACGTCACAATTTCGAACGAAGCGTTAGCCCTGTTCGTCCGGTTTTGGCTGACAGCGACTCCGCCTTTACCAGACACGGCGCAACCAGCAGCCCAGGCGAAAGGACGCGAGCGCTATGATTCATTTGTCGAAGCATTGGGCCGACGCCTGGCAAAGGGACAAAGCCTGGCGAAGGAAGTTAGCTCGGATGTAGAGCCACGTCGTGAAGGGCCGGAGAAGTCCGATCCCGTGTAA
- a CDS encoding DUF3363 domain-containing protein, with translation MTMRDDDLRVRPGRIDHGNRGARRPQTFVGQVMRAAKRAGHVGNNFQSGSDRGRSNFGRGRRAAISIRLRSNARRVVTKARVVRHRGTRFRSAPLAKHVAYLKREGVTRDGRDASMFDASSDAADERGFAERCEGDRHHFRFIISPEDGAALGDLKAFTRELLRDVEKDLATKLDWIAVDHWNTDNPHVHLLIRGRADDGQDLVISREYISRGFRDRAADRVTLELGPRSEQEVRTGLEREVEAERWTSLDRALRDICDDCAGVADLRPGRQGEDPELRRLLLGRAAKLERLGLAEPTGSACWNLKPGLEQTLRQLGTRGDIIKTMHRAMSAEGREADIATFALHAAEPTDPVLGRLVQRGLDDELKGTAYAIVAGVDGRAHHLRFDDLELTGDAPAGAIVELRGYTDGNGQRRISLAVRSDLSIEEQVTAKGATWLDRQLLAKNAPLSGGGFGAEVRSAMDARLDHLVGQGLVHRNGQRIVFARDLLATLQQRELHAASAKLSAVTGLAYRPSTEGDNVTGIYRQRVTLASGRFAMIDDGFGFELVPWRPALEQHLGKELSGVMTRGGRVEWKLGRKQELGL, from the coding sequence ATGACAATGCGCGACGATGACCTGCGCGTCCGGCCCGGGCGCATTGACCACGGCAACCGCGGTGCGAGGCGGCCGCAAACCTTCGTCGGACAGGTCATGCGTGCCGCTAAGAGGGCCGGACACGTTGGCAACAACTTTCAATCGGGCTCGGACCGCGGCCGCTCGAATTTTGGCCGCGGCCGGCGTGCGGCAATCTCGATCCGCTTGCGCTCGAACGCCCGGCGCGTGGTCACGAAAGCGCGCGTCGTTCGCCATCGGGGAACGCGATTCCGCTCGGCGCCACTGGCCAAGCATGTCGCCTATCTTAAGCGCGAGGGCGTTACACGGGATGGCCGGGATGCCTCGATGTTTGACGCGAGCTCTGATGCAGCCGATGAGCGGGGCTTCGCCGAGCGCTGTGAGGGCGACCGTCACCATTTCCGGTTCATTATCTCGCCTGAGGATGGCGCGGCGCTAGGTGATCTAAAGGCTTTTACGCGCGAGCTTCTGCGCGATGTCGAAAAAGATCTCGCGACCAAGCTCGATTGGATCGCGGTCGATCACTGGAATACGGACAACCCGCATGTCCATCTCCTGATACGTGGCCGTGCCGATGACGGACAAGACCTCGTGATCAGCCGCGAGTACATCAGCCGCGGCTTTCGCGATCGCGCCGCCGACCGCGTTACCCTTGAGCTTGGGCCCCGCAGCGAACAGGAGGTTCGCACCGGCCTTGAACGGGAGGTCGAGGCTGAGCGCTGGACCAGCCTTGACCGAGCGCTGCGCGACATCTGCGATGACTGCGCCGGCGTGGCGGACCTCAGGCCCGGTCGCCAGGGTGAAGATCCAGAGCTACGCCGGCTGCTGCTCGGCAGGGCTGCCAAGCTCGAACGCCTCGGCCTCGCCGAACCTACAGGGTCCGCCTGCTGGAATTTGAAACCAGGGCTCGAGCAGACCCTTCGCCAGCTCGGCACGCGCGGCGACATCATCAAAACCATGCATCGGGCGATGAGTGCCGAGGGCCGGGAGGCGGACATCGCCACTTTCGCCCTGCACGCAGCCGAACCCACAGATCCGGTCCTTGGCCGTCTGGTCCAACGTGGTCTGGACGATGAGTTGAAGGGTACCGCTTATGCGATCGTCGCAGGCGTCGATGGCCGAGCCCATCATCTACGGTTCGACGATCTTGAATTGACCGGCGATGCGCCAGCCGGCGCTATCGTCGAGCTGCGCGGCTACACCGATGGAAACGGACAACGTCGCATATCGCTCGCCGTTCGCTCGGACCTGTCTATTGAGGAGCAGGTGACCGCGAAGGGCGCTACCTGGCTCGACCGCCAACTCCTCGCCAAAAATGCGCCGCTCAGCGGTGGCGGGTTCGGCGCCGAGGTCCGGTCCGCAATGGATGCGCGCCTTGACCACCTCGTTGGCCAAGGCCTTGTTCACCGCAACGGACAGCGCATCGTGTTTGCACGCGACTTGCTCGCGACTTTGCAGCAGCGCGAGCTGCACGCAGCGTCCGCCAAGCTTTCTGCCGTCACAGGACTTGCCTATCGGCCCTCAACTGAGGGCGATAATGTGACCGGAATCTACCGTCAGCGCGTGACGCTTGCCTCGGGGCGTTTCGCCATGATCGACGATGGATTCGGCTTTGAGTTGGTGCCTTGGCGGCCAGCTTTGGAACAGCATCTCGGAAAGGAGCTATCCGGCGTTATGACACGTGGCGGCAGAGTCGAATGGAAGCTCGGCCGCAAGCAAGAGTTGGGGCTATAG
- a CDS encoding lytic transglycosylase domain-containing protein: protein MAIWLAATVLVLQLPSNALAETEIAASGVHSLSSPQTDLYTAFLTEASRRFALPEHWIRAVLQVESSGNVCAVSPRGALGLMQIMPQTWLELSARYDLGANPFDPRDNILAGTAYLREMLERFGPGGFLAAYNVGPKRYEEYLASGRPLPQETKTYVARLVRLIGIKQHEQATLAIRQTVRWRQAALFFDRSDGSWVNARSTSALDFMNSPKGFPNMDGLALVRGVSQLFVQRSTEAELR from the coding sequence ATGGCGATCTGGCTGGCGGCAACTGTGCTGGTTCTTCAATTGCCGTCGAACGCTTTGGCGGAGACGGAAATAGCCGCGTCCGGTGTGCACTCGCTGAGCTCTCCGCAGACCGATTTATACACTGCCTTCTTGACTGAAGCTTCCAGACGTTTTGCGCTCCCGGAGCACTGGATTCGGGCCGTGCTGCAAGTCGAGAGCAGCGGCAATGTGTGCGCCGTTTCCCCCCGGGGGGCGTTGGGCCTCATGCAGATCATGCCACAGACCTGGCTCGAGTTAAGTGCACGCTACGATCTCGGTGCCAATCCCTTTGACCCCCGCGACAACATTCTCGCAGGCACGGCCTACCTACGCGAGATGCTCGAGCGGTTTGGACCTGGTGGATTTCTCGCAGCGTACAACGTTGGTCCAAAGCGCTACGAGGAATATCTCGCATCGGGGCGACCGCTCCCTCAGGAAACAAAAACTTACGTTGCCAGGCTCGTACGCTTGATCGGCATCAAACAGCACGAGCAGGCTACTTTGGCTATCCGACAAACCGTTCGGTGGCGGCAGGCAGCATTATTCTTCGACCGCTCCGACGGCTCGTGGGTTAATGCAAGATCGACATCCGCTCTGGATTTCATGAATAGCCCAAAAGGCTTTCCAAATATGGACGGGCTCGCGCTCGTACGTGGCGTGAGCCAGCTGTTTGTGCAGCGATCAACCGAAGCGGAACTCCGATGA
- a CDS encoding S26 family signal peptidase gives MRQLTIVLAICGSAALVIWSGEEVTPSYIWNASESVPIGLYRLQPAGRLALTELVAVRPPEPLASFLDLNGYLPTGVPMLKRVLALPGQTVCRNGLTISVDSIPMGQARERDARGRPLPSWLGCRLLASDEVFLMNWQSADSFDGRYFGPIPVSAVIGQALPVWTEGD, from the coding sequence ATGAGACAGCTGACAATTGTTTTAGCAATCTGCGGATCGGCAGCTCTCGTGATCTGGTCTGGCGAAGAGGTGACGCCGTCGTACATCTGGAACGCGTCAGAGAGCGTTCCGATCGGTCTTTATCGTCTACAGCCAGCCGGGCGATTGGCTCTCACTGAGCTTGTGGCAGTTCGGCCGCCCGAGCCGCTTGCCAGCTTCCTGGACTTGAATGGATATCTGCCAACTGGTGTGCCCATGCTCAAGCGCGTCCTGGCGTTGCCGGGACAAACCGTTTGCAGAAATGGCCTCACCATCTCCGTCGATAGCATCCCAATGGGACAGGCGCGGGAGCGCGATGCACGTGGCCGGCCGCTGCCGTCATGGCTCGGATGCCGCCTCCTAGCGTCAGATGAAGTCTTTCTCATGAACTGGCAGTCGGCCGATTCGTTCGATGGGCGTTACTTCGGGCCAATTCCAGTATCCGCGGTCATCGGACAAGCCCTGCCGGTGTGGACAGAGGGAGACTGA
- a CDS encoding DUF2840 domain-containing protein, producing MSDLTTVELLWLKGRIENRIRFGRPVSEKIIDRHRRVLSFATGSIFAFVRWTSNDFGTVLSRIDILRAASSRQRYSTIPWVIPGGESLLRLSGWAKVERALQLIDAVEALGINPADAAPDYWHHVHNRLSVSETPRTYTQARHQAWLRRRKREL from the coding sequence ATGAGCGATCTCACCACAGTTGAACTCTTGTGGCTTAAAGGGCGGATCGAGAATCGCATTCGCTTCGGTCGGCCCGTATCGGAGAAGATCATTGACCGACACCGGCGCGTCCTTTCATTTGCGACCGGAAGCATTTTCGCTTTCGTGCGGTGGACATCCAATGATTTTGGAACCGTTCTGTCCCGCATCGACATTTTACGCGCCGCCTCGTCACGGCAGCGGTACTCAACTATCCCCTGGGTCATTCCCGGCGGAGAGAGCCTGCTGCGATTGTCAGGATGGGCAAAAGTCGAGCGCGCGCTGCAATTGATTGATGCTGTGGAGGCACTTGGGATCAATCCCGCCGATGCTGCGCCGGATTACTGGCATCATGTTCATAACCGTCTTTCTGTCAGCGAAACCCCGCGAACCTACACTCAGGCGCGCCATCAGGCCTGGCTGCGCCGTCGAAAGCGAGAGCTCTGA
- a CDS encoding TnsA endonuclease N-terminal domain-containing protein → MRRIRLSRRSHVTRFRPLDGETVEHESALERDFVLLTRFLDPSAAITSQPIEFESEGRSRRYTPDFRVVSSPGSELVEIKYRADLRAQWSRLRPAFEAAS, encoded by the coding sequence TTGCGACGCATCCGACTCAGTCGCCGGTCGCACGTGACCCGCTTTCGGCCTCTCGACGGAGAGACGGTCGAGCACGAGAGCGCGCTCGAGCGGGACTTTGTGTTGCTGACGCGCTTCCTCGATCCGAGCGCCGCGATCACTTCGCAGCCCATCGAGTTCGAGAGCGAGGGACGGTCACGCCGGTACACGCCGGACTTTCGTGTGGTGAGCAGCCCCGGAAGCGAGCTCGTCGAGATCAAGTACCGCGCCGACCTGCGTGCGCAGTGGTCACGGTTGCGACCCGCCTTCGAGGCAGCAAGCTGA
- a CDS encoding replication initiator protein A, which translates to MSDSKSSAHGRRHSERGQLDLFRSLRRDLAPRDAQDLMAYPFFSLAKSKRVVPIDFRAGTITIRVEAVPEHGMATIWDADVLIWAASQIVEARDAGLKTSRLMAATPYEILTFAGRGTSVRDYERLKAALDRLQSTTVLTSIRQPPERRRHRFSWINEWRETADLHGRACGIELILPDWFYTAVLDEALVLTIDRAYFDLTGGFERWLYRLVRKHGGRQAGGWSFDFVHLHAKSGSLSPLKHFAYDLRQIVHRQTLPGYRLVITRDNDGVERLSFAPLQARPNAERLQRRGRISQSGENL; encoded by the coding sequence ATGTCGGACAGCAAATCCTCCGCCCATGGGCGACGTCATTCGGAGCGCGGTCAACTCGATCTGTTTCGCTCATTGCGTCGCGATCTGGCCCCGCGCGACGCGCAAGACTTGATGGCCTATCCGTTCTTCTCGCTGGCAAAATCGAAACGCGTTGTGCCGATCGACTTCCGCGCTGGGACAATCACGATTCGTGTGGAAGCTGTGCCGGAACATGGAATGGCGACGATTTGGGATGCGGACGTCTTGATCTGGGCCGCTTCACAGATCGTTGAGGCTCGCGATGCCGGCCTGAAAACGTCCAGGTTGATGGCGGCCACCCCCTACGAGATCCTGACCTTTGCGGGCCGCGGCACCAGCGTGCGCGATTATGAGCGCCTCAAGGCTGCACTCGACCGCTTACAATCAACAACGGTCCTGACCTCGATTCGCCAGCCGCCCGAGCGCCGGCGGCATCGCTTCTCCTGGATTAATGAATGGCGCGAGACGGCCGACTTGCACGGCCGCGCCTGCGGAATCGAGCTGATCTTGCCGGATTGGTTCTACACGGCAGTTCTGGATGAAGCGTTGGTGTTGACGATCGACCGCGCGTATTTCGATCTGACGGGCGGATTTGAGCGCTGGCTCTATCGCCTCGTGCGCAAACATGGCGGCCGTCAAGCGGGCGGTTGGAGCTTTGATTTCGTCCACCTTCATGCCAAGTCGGGCAGCCTATCCCCGCTCAAACACTTTGCCTACGACCTGCGCCAGATCGTCCATCGTCAGACTCTGCCCGGATATCGGCTTGTCATCACGCGTGACAATGACGGTGTGGAGCGATTGAGCTTCGCGCCACTTCAGGCCCGTCCCAATGCTGAACGGCTGCAAAGGCGCGGGCGCATCTCTCAGTCGGGGGAAAACCTGTGA
- a CDS encoding helix-turn-helix domain-containing protein: MSDPTAGLPPRYLRTPEAARFLGLSGRTLEKHRTYGTGPIYRKLGGRVVYAVEDLKAWVDRGAKKSTSDPGIGTVLPAKRQTPIPYAGKERR, from the coding sequence ATGTCCGATCCCACCGCCGGCCTGCCACCGCGATATTTGCGTACCCCCGAAGCGGCGCGATTTCTCGGCCTGTCCGGCCGAACTCTGGAAAAGCATCGCACCTATGGCACGGGGCCGATCTATCGCAAGCTCGGCGGTCGCGTTGTTTATGCGGTCGAAGACCTAAAAGCGTGGGTCGATCGCGGGGCCAAGAAATCGACCAGCGATCCAGGCATAGGTACGGTACTGCCCGCAAAGCGCCAAACACCAATTCCGTATGCGGGCAAGGAGCGGCGCTGA
- a CDS encoding sulfotransferase — MSQDINHSPAVCFLLGLPRSGTTLLAHLLQRHPAIAAPPEPWLMLALEAFGRVDHCHPAGASLVQAATSQFLERIDRTSVTRAFSDAAYGQYLAAAGKRTLIDKTPRYWMVLDFLDSLYPEAPRIVLMRNPYAIAASLKSTWGVPLLSASSPSAVAACLADIVLDRPTPAIASSLADLVLGLPALAAYGSRSRTQVVHYEVLVAHPSEELRRVLAGLGYAPAEMSSAPLEQTDYLRSSTFGDRKILEKKAIDDRSVQAWQTELSIEEMQVVTDLVGVQLLIELGYEQDLRFAEQAGVVNKGREVTESYRQLFRSCWDFLKSKRGLFDTAASGAELNSIGGQAGENFPLAFGPSILLQAQRLAESKREENLRVANSIAAELTEALTASRAALPGGHP, encoded by the coding sequence ATGAGCCAGGACATAAACCATTCGCCTGCAGTATGCTTCCTTCTGGGTCTTCCCCGCTCGGGGACGACACTGCTGGCGCATTTGCTTCAGCGGCACCCGGCAATTGCGGCTCCGCCTGAGCCCTGGCTGATGTTGGCACTTGAGGCGTTTGGTCGGGTCGACCACTGTCATCCGGCCGGGGCGTCGCTAGTTCAGGCCGCAACCTCGCAATTCTTAGAGCGAATAGATCGAACGAGCGTCACTCGTGCTTTTTCCGATGCAGCTTATGGTCAGTATTTGGCAGCCGCCGGCAAACGCACGCTGATAGACAAGACTCCGCGCTATTGGATGGTGCTCGATTTTTTGGATTCCCTCTATCCGGAGGCGCCGCGAATTGTTCTGATGCGCAATCCCTATGCCATTGCCGCCTCACTGAAATCGACGTGGGGCGTCCCGCTTCTGTCGGCAAGTTCCCCGTCCGCGGTCGCAGCCTGTCTCGCCGATATCGTGCTGGATCGGCCTACGCCCGCGATCGCGTCTTCTCTTGCCGACCTCGTCCTGGGTCTGCCTGCGCTCGCGGCGTACGGCAGTCGGTCTCGGACGCAAGTGGTGCACTATGAAGTTCTTGTGGCGCATCCTAGCGAGGAACTCCGGCGCGTGCTGGCCGGCCTTGGTTACGCTCCGGCCGAGATGTCATCGGCACCGTTGGAGCAAACGGACTATCTCAGGTCCAGCACTTTCGGAGATCGAAAGATTCTAGAGAAAAAAGCCATCGACGATCGCTCAGTCCAGGCTTGGCAAACCGAATTGAGCATCGAGGAGATGCAGGTGGTGACGGATCTGGTTGGTGTCCAGCTTTTGATCGAGCTCGGCTATGAGCAGGATCTTCGGTTCGCAGAACAAGCTGGCGTTGTAAATAAGGGCCGGGAAGTCACCGAAAGCTATCGCCAGTTGTTTCGAAGCTGCTGGGATTTCCTCAAGAGCAAGAGAGGATTATTTGACACTGCAGCTAGCGGCGCCGAGCTAAACAGTATTGGCGGGCAAGCTGGAGAGAACTTCCCTTTGGCTTTCGGCCCCTCGATACTTCTGCAAGCGCAACGTCTGGCCGAATCCAAGAGGGAGGAGAATTTGCGGGTCGCAAATTCAATTGCCGCGGAGTTGACTGAAGCGCTCACCGCTTCGAGGGCCGCTCTGCCAGGAGGCCATCCGTGA
- a CDS encoding DUF2285 domain-containing protein, with product MPSVLPIVESASGSDGFAAELELADLASDSIRQADDGWHAVLRIDGTQHHLWLKQAPRFGAAYAIELPLEDADFEIRAHASCRLWRAIKGRPPGPPLRQISAQQRERLALSLRALDGHMDGASYRAIAEVLFGQRRNSERAWKTHELRSRIIRLVQAGLALMRDGYRALLRP from the coding sequence ATGCCTTCAGTGCTACCGATCGTTGAAAGCGCGTCCGGTTCGGACGGCTTTGCCGCTGAGCTTGAGCTTGCCGATCTTGCATCGGACAGCATCAGACAGGCAGATGATGGTTGGCATGCTGTATTGCGCATTGACGGAACCCAGCATCACCTGTGGCTGAAGCAGGCGCCGCGGTTCGGTGCCGCTTATGCCATCGAACTGCCCTTGGAGGACGCGGACTTCGAGATTCGCGCGCACGCCTCATGTCGATTGTGGCGTGCAATCAAGGGGCGTCCGCCAGGACCTCCGCTTCGCCAAATATCGGCACAACAGCGTGAGCGATTGGCCTTGAGCCTGCGCGCCCTTGATGGGCACATGGACGGCGCCTCCTATCGTGCCATCGCCGAGGTACTGTTTGGCCAACGACGCAACTCTGAGCGAGCCTGGAAAACCCACGAGCTACGAAGCCGAATTATCCGCCTGGTTCAGGCCGGTTTGGCACTGATGCGCGACGGCTACCGCGCATTGCTCCGTCCTTGA
- a CDS encoding DUF6499 domain-containing protein, whose product MSDFAWESLRRNPEYQADYRDTLSKHGQVTPEFRRRWGLCFRP is encoded by the coding sequence ATGTCGGATTTCGCTTGGGAAAGCCTCCGTCGCAATCCTGAATATCAAGCTGACTACCGAGACACGCTCTCGAAACACGGGCAAGTGACTCCTGAGTTTCGGAGGAGATGGGGCCTCTGCTTTCGCCCATGA
- a CDS encoding DUF2285 domain-containing protein, with protein sequence MKKLALDPEIADVVPNESVLTTYDEQHLVTYWRLLDAETDGADWKEVVRVVLHLDPECEPVRARNAYDSHLARAKWMAVHGYGHLLRIGDPK encoded by the coding sequence ATGAAAAAATTGGCGTTAGATCCAGAGATCGCAGACGTCGTGCCGAATGAGTCGGTGCTGACGACCTACGACGAGCAGCATCTGGTGACGTATTGGCGTCTCCTCGATGCTGAGACGGATGGCGCCGACTGGAAAGAAGTCGTGCGGGTCGTGTTGCATCTTGATCCTGAATGCGAGCCCGTACGCGCTCGCAATGCATACGACAGCCATTTGGCTCGCGCAAAATGGATGGCTGTCCACGGCTACGGCCACTTGCTTCGCATTGGCGATCCCAAATAG
- a CDS encoding helix-turn-helix transcriptional regulator gives MKARALVAWNVRRIRVGLGIPQEQLAYDSGIDRSYMSGVERQKENPTIDLLDRIAQTLGVHLSEFFVQPPKGATSQKTLRKGRKPTRSRHKKK, from the coding sequence ATGAAAGCTCGTGCGCTTGTAGCCTGGAATGTGCGAAGGATCCGTGTGGGTCTCGGTATTCCGCAGGAGCAATTGGCTTACGATTCGGGGATTGACCGCTCATACATGAGCGGCGTTGAGCGGCAAAAGGAGAACCCCACAATTGATCTTCTCGATCGGATCGCTCAAACGTTAGGTGTTCATTTATCTGAGTTCTTTGTTCAACCACCCAAAGGAGCGACATCTCAAAAGACATTGCGCAAAGGCCGCAAGCCGACACGTTCACGTCACAAAAAGAAGTAG
- a CDS encoding sigma-54-dependent Fis family transcriptional regulator yields MPDKESLISLAEASRRSAQILSRGASSELHTGAPPTFDDLAESLHFALGDGRIWLNDQRMVLMQSQVLGRLRAEIIDAFGMETAKAIFMRVGYMQGARDAALIQKRFPHEDLTHALAAGPRVHTLEGFVKVTTRHFEFDRDKGTYFGEFYWDDSSEAAEHVASYGLATEPVCWLQVGYPSGYTTKLFGRPVIFREVECAGMGAPRCVIIGQHADAWSDAPERQYFGLEWKSRPLHSATKVPLAEQAALAEVDAKSDVAVGVSAAFVRTRRQLERVAATDATVLFVGESGVGKELFSSQLHAMSRRSAGPFVAINCAAIPEQLVESELFGVEKGAFTGAIASRAGYFERASGGTLFLDEIASLTYSAQGKVLRALQERKIERVGGIKTISLDVRVVAASNVDLRAEVAAGRFRQDLYFRLCVFPIAIPPLRDRRDDIPLLMAHFLSVYCARHSRRLNGFSRRATDALLKYNYPGNIRELQNLIERGVVYADDRGVIDLGHLFSGSELLPPFSIKLTSEGRLGRMPLHADGAQPEAPAAPSADPGASFADVERATYEAALARAGGNVSAAARALRISRAQLDYRLRRLGLNR; encoded by the coding sequence ATGCCCGACAAGGAGTCCCTGATTTCGCTCGCCGAGGCGTCGCGCCGTTCGGCGCAAATCCTCAGTCGCGGCGCGAGCAGCGAGCTTCATACCGGCGCTCCGCCGACCTTCGACGACCTCGCGGAGTCCCTGCATTTCGCGCTCGGCGATGGTCGCATCTGGCTCAACGACCAGCGCATGGTGTTAATGCAATCGCAGGTGCTGGGACGTCTGCGCGCCGAGATCATCGACGCCTTCGGCATGGAGACTGCCAAGGCGATCTTCATGCGCGTCGGCTACATGCAGGGCGCCCGCGACGCCGCGCTGATCCAGAAGCGCTTTCCGCATGAAGACCTGACGCACGCGCTGGCCGCCGGACCGCGGGTGCACACGCTGGAAGGCTTCGTCAAGGTCACGACGCGGCACTTCGAGTTCGACCGCGACAAGGGCACCTATTTCGGCGAGTTCTACTGGGACGATTCATCGGAAGCTGCCGAGCATGTTGCGAGCTACGGGCTTGCCACCGAGCCGGTGTGCTGGCTCCAAGTCGGTTATCCCTCCGGTTACACCACAAAGCTGTTCGGCAGGCCCGTTATCTTTCGCGAGGTCGAATGCGCCGGCATGGGCGCGCCGCGCTGCGTGATCATCGGTCAGCACGCCGACGCCTGGAGCGACGCGCCGGAGCGGCAATATTTTGGTCTGGAGTGGAAGAGTCGCCCGCTTCACTCCGCGACGAAGGTCCCCCTTGCCGAACAAGCGGCGCTTGCGGAAGTCGATGCCAAGAGCGATGTCGCTGTTGGCGTGTCCGCGGCCTTCGTTCGCACGCGGCGCCAGCTCGAGCGGGTCGCCGCCACCGATGCGACCGTGCTATTCGTCGGCGAGTCCGGCGTTGGCAAGGAGCTGTTCTCCAGTCAGTTGCACGCAATGAGCCGGCGCAGTGCCGGTCCCTTCGTCGCCATCAACTGCGCCGCGATCCCCGAGCAGCTCGTCGAATCCGAATTGTTCGGCGTCGAGAAAGGAGCGTTCACCGGCGCCATCGCTTCACGCGCGGGCTATTTCGAGCGTGCCTCGGGCGGCACGCTGTTCCTGGACGAGATCGCTTCGCTGACTTATTCGGCGCAGGGCAAAGTGTTGCGCGCGCTGCAGGAACGCAAGATCGAGCGCGTCGGCGGCATCAAGACCATCTCTCTCGATGTGCGAGTGGTCGCGGCGTCCAATGTCGATCTCAGGGCAGAAGTCGCGGCCGGCCGCTTCCGGCAGGATCTCTATTTCCGCCTCTGCGTGTTTCCGATCGCAATCCCGCCGCTGCGCGACCGGCGCGACGACATTCCGCTCCTGATGGCGCATTTCCTCAGCGTCTACTGCGCGCGGCATAGCCGGCGTCTCAACGGCTTCAGCCGGCGCGCAACCGATGCGCTGCTCAAGTACAATTATCCCGGCAACATCCGCGAATTGCAGAACCTGATCGAGCGCGGCGTGGTCTATGCCGACGATCGGGGTGTGATCGACCTCGGCCATCTCTTCAGCGGCTCCGAGCTGCTGCCACCGTTCTCGATCAAGCTCACGAGCGAGGGACGGCTCGGACGGATGCCGCTCCACGCAGACGGCGCCCAGCCTGAGGCGCCTGCTGCGCCATCAGCCGATCCTGGCGCGTCCTTTGCGGATGTTGAACGTGCCACCTATGAGGCGGCTCTGGCGCGGGCCGGCGGCAACGTCTCGGCTGCCGCACGCGCGCTCAGGATTAGCCGAGCGCAACTCGACTATCGGCTTCGGCGGCTCGGTCTGAACCGATAG